gCATGTACCTCAAGCCCTCACCGCAAGCAACAAGTAGTTTAGACTCTTTATCAGCAAAGGCATTCTGTACCTGAGCTAGAAACTGATCATTAATGGTGGTGAGAAGCTGACCAGTCCAAAGACCAATGTACCCAAAGTGCACCCATTTCTTGAGCAGTGTCACAGGGTCCATGCCCTTATCCTCCACAAACAACGGCACGTGTACGGACCCAACAACCCGGGCCTTGTCCCATTCCCACGCCGGCCTCACGTCCAAGAGCTTGTACCCTTCAGCGCGCAGCACTTGCGCTGCATCTTTGGCCGGGATTGGGCGTACCTTGCCGGACCCCAAGAGCTCGTCTTGTTGGGCGCTTGATGCAGTGCAGTTAAGTGTTCTCAGTTTGGTTGGGTGGAATAAGTAATGATGAATGTGTACACCAAGAGTGGCACTTCCCATTCCTtatgttcttctttctttctttctttctttcttttttatctgaaGACTGAATGTGAGGCTTTAGTGAGTTCTGTTATCCCAAACATTgaatgagagagagagttttGGATATCTTTAcactttgaaagaaaaataatgaagagTTCTGGATAATTTGACCGGTCAAACAGGGCCAGGTATTTAAATTTCTTGCCGGGCTATTAAAATTGTTTGCCGGGCCGGTATGGCACCACAAACCCCACAGTTCAGGCCTTTCTGGGTTGGGCCAGCAGGACAATTGGCCCGatttactccctccgttctttttacttgtcatgttttaaaactcttctttattttattttttttacttatcacaTTTAGAAATTATGtacaacattaaataatttttttaaaatttactatataatttaatatacttGTATAATATTCAATAAATCTATAATCAATCTATACACTTGAATTTTTAAATCAGTAATTTTTACATAatcaatttttagaaaatatacatAACCAACtaactttaaatattttttttaatcagtgtgaattagataaatatGACAAGTAAGAAAAAACGGAGGGAGGgcgtatttattaaaaatctccaaaatttcttaaaaaacttaaatttctcaaaagagaaaaaatctaagaaaaatttgtttttttttaatatttaacgGACCTCTATTGATGAGATAAATTGTATTCGTTATCAAATTCCCAAAGACTATACTGACAAAGTAAActactaaaaatattattttaaatttaaaaaatatgaaaaataatgtctttttatctcaaaaaactcaaaaatagtcTTATTGAAAtggtattttagtattttttgaattaaaaataaaaaaaggatggtCGGCTAGTCCAATAAACTGTTCCAAGCCATGTCATTGTAGCCCACGGGCTTAGACTGTCATGACTCATGACAAGTCTCATACCAACATGGCCTATGGCCCCACTAAACTGGCCCAACAAGGGCATGGACAGGCAATGTTGGCCTAGTGGCAGCCCACGGATGGTCTAGCCTGATTGAAATTTATATGtgaaatcatatttaattatttttatagacacacacatatatatatgtaaacacaCGCTTATACGATATTATAATCTACTAAAATGCTCTcaagttaattaaaaattttttttaaaaaaataccctTAATGATTTTAGTTTGTTCATTAGAATATATCTTCTCATAAAATGTTAAATCTATAGAAGGTGCTTTAACAATTATCCACTCTACACagtatgcaagcaattttctcTCTTTATGATTAATAGTGTATCATATCCATTTAACTTCATTTGAAAACTTGTgttaacaaaaactaaaatcaaCAAACAAGCTATTATCATAACTGTCATCTCTAATTAAATAGGTTTCATAGTCAACTGATTGCATTTTcacaatttatattttattttataaaatttcaagttAGGATTaatccaatatatatacacacattttCTACAAATGTTCGTAGAGTGTACACataaaagtaagtgagagaaaaTCAAATAGAAAGATAGAGACGTTGGTGAAGAAAGGGGCAACAGTAACACCAGAATAATTGATGAGTTGCAATGGAttggtaatttttttggattatgGTGAAGAGTGATGCAAATTAGTTTGGATAACTATGATTAAAAGTGTACTGTTGAGATGATGATTGAATGGTTGTGATGTGATCATTGTTTATCCCACTCAAACTGTTCATACTATTATTCAGGACGTTGTTGATGAATACTGTATAATGTAGTGTttagaaatattattaataaacacTATTCACtatatttctcatatatatatatatatatatatatagttgttttTAACTTatctaattatgttttttttttgcattatttaatatgtgacaaattatctattttataaatataaataaatcactactttattaaaattaagacAAGCAAAGATACCCATATGATGATATCAGATACACCGTATACGTCACATAATCCACCGGTGATGAAAAAAGACTGTCAGAATatcaataaagtaaaaaaatactaaaaacacttaaaaaaaaatgtcgCCCAATCTAATGTATTCAGattcaaatttattataattactcTGATAAATAAACGGCTCCcaaatacacatacacatacacatttGATGCCTTGCAACACCCAAAGAAACGGCTCCCAAATACAAATTATACAATCACAATCAAATCACATCATTACAAAAACacatccatgaaaaaaaaattactaagaaTTAACATAGCATAATACATGACACAAGCTTCACTCATCAACTTCCCATAAAAGAGTCCTCATATAAATGATACACTTCATCAAATGAATTCAAAACGCATCAACAACTTAACCGAGTTCATCTGATCACCTTTTCCTATCACACAAGCGCACTGTCCGAATCCCAGGCCTCAATTCCCAAACAGGCAAACAAATTTGTCCTCCAAAATCATCCTTCTCACTCATATCATATTCATGAACCTCAATTATCAGCAATGCCAACTCTGGAACACATAAAGGGAACACAAACTCTTCATTCCAAACTGGACTCCAATTGTCCTCAATTGCCTTTGTTCTCTTCATCACTGCATCACATTGCACCCCTGCTATGCCAACCTGCAATGCAGTATATATTCATTCACTTTCTCATTCAGtaattcatttcattgaacaaCACACTAACTCTTTCTCTTCGGCTTTTTACTAATTACGTACCCTTGTATAAAAGTCGGGAGGTGAGTATGTATCGAAATGTGTTTTACCGAAATCATATCGCCATCCATCTCCCATATACACTGTCACCTGTTTATTATATCGAACATAATTGTTTGAACAAATGTTTAGACATAATATATATTGGGTTGGAAGTTAATTAccttcaaagttttttttactgGCAATACTGCTTTGGGATTGAAGATGTCTTTAATTAGAATATCTGGTTTCTTCACATAACCACATTC
The DNA window shown above is from Dioscorea cayenensis subsp. rotundata cultivar TDr96_F1 chromosome 12, TDr96_F1_v2_PseudoChromosome.rev07_lg8_w22 25.fasta, whole genome shotgun sequence and carries:
- the LOC120273882 gene encoding rhodanese-like domain-containing protein 10; protein product: MGSATLGVHIHHYLFHPTKLRTLNCTASSAQQDELLGSGKVRPIPAKDAAQVLRAEGYKLLDVRPAWEWDKARVVGSVHVPLFVEDKGMDPVTLLKKWVHFGYIGLWTGQLLTTINDQFLAQVQNAFADKESKLLVACGEGLRSRIALKVLEKDGYKNLAWLAGGFNRSKNSDFPEVEGSGKLQFATIGGVSYLFLQLLLILQVLGKDSD